From the Chloroflexus aurantiacus J-10-fl genome, one window contains:
- a CDS encoding MFS transporter, translating into MRPLISRAELRALLHPTDVTERNVRNVLIDGIGVGIVTGVSVFLPVFLARLGASSLLVGLITSLPALAGALFALPIGRFLERQRNIVIWYSGMRFWVLASYAVFGCLPFFLPLEAVPWTIIIIWALVTIPSTFVNVAFTIVMGGVAGPQRRYALMSMRWSSLGLATAVTVAIIGTVLELFPFPLNYQVVFIGSVVGGLLSFFFSRAILLPERKPAPDSDKKGALLLALRQAPPAFVRYALSAFVFRGGVAMAIPLIPLYYVREAGLNDAWIGLISTIGNGVLLIAYAVWSAGVPRLGNRGVLLASSLGMALYPFGLAITEAPWLLALLAGLVNFCVAGNDLVNFDLVLSTIPAGQQATYVGLFQTLQNLALFMMPLIATSLADAIGIVTVLLIAGAMRLVGLALFAWLRIG; encoded by the coding sequence ATGCGACCACTCATTTCGCGCGCCGAGCTGCGTGCACTCCTGCATCCGACCGATGTAACCGAGCGGAATGTGCGGAACGTTCTTATCGATGGGATTGGGGTCGGTATTGTTACGGGGGTTAGCGTTTTCCTGCCGGTGTTTCTGGCTCGTTTGGGGGCGTCAAGTCTGCTGGTCGGTTTGATTACCTCACTGCCGGCGTTGGCAGGTGCGTTGTTTGCACTGCCCATCGGACGCTTTCTCGAACGACAGCGCAACATCGTCATCTGGTATTCGGGCATGCGGTTCTGGGTGTTGGCTTCGTATGCGGTGTTTGGCTGTCTGCCTTTCTTCTTGCCGCTTGAGGCGGTGCCGTGGACGATTATTATCATCTGGGCGCTGGTGACCATTCCTTCGACCTTTGTCAACGTTGCCTTCACCATTGTGATGGGTGGGGTAGCCGGGCCACAGCGTCGCTACGCCCTGATGAGTATGCGCTGGTCGAGTCTCGGTCTTGCCACTGCTGTCACGGTTGCTATTATTGGTACGGTGCTTGAATTGTTCCCCTTTCCGCTCAATTATCAGGTGGTCTTCATCGGATCGGTCGTTGGTGGCCTGCTGAGCTTTTTCTTTTCGCGGGCAATCCTGTTGCCTGAGCGGAAGCCGGCCCCTGATAGTGATAAGAAAGGCGCATTACTGCTCGCTTTACGGCAGGCACCGCCGGCATTTGTTCGTTACGCCCTAAGTGCGTTTGTCTTTCGGGGTGGGGTGGCAATGGCTATTCCGCTGATCCCACTTTATTATGTGCGTGAAGCCGGGCTGAACGACGCCTGGATCGGTTTGATTAGCACGATTGGGAATGGTGTGCTACTAATCGCATATGCGGTCTGGTCTGCCGGTGTGCCCCGGTTGGGGAATAGGGGCGTCTTGCTGGCCAGCAGTCTCGGCATGGCCCTCTATCCCTTTGGACTGGCGATCACTGAAGCGCCCTGGTTGCTGGCACTGCTGGCCGGACTGGTCAATTTTTGTGTGGCCGGGAATGACCTGGTGAACTTTGATCTGGTCTTGAGCACGATCCCTGCCGGGCAACAGGCTACCTACGTTGGCCTCTTCCAGACGTTGCAAAACCTGGCCCTCTTCATGATGCCCTTAATCGCCACCTCACTCGCCGACGCCATCGGTATCGTCACCGTGCTGCTGATAGCCGGAGCGATGCGTTTGGTGGGGTTGGCTCTCTTTGCATGGCTGCGGATTGGTTAG
- a CDS encoding flippase activity-associated protein Agl23, producing the protein MSIAEIVERRWTPTVEQLCYAVIAVLAIVSRLWALGDRALHHDETLHAAYSWFLFSGRGYMHDPLLHGPLLYFLGALFFFLFGDNDTTTRLSAALFSIALTLSPILLRPVIGRRAALVASLYLLISPVALYVGRFFRHDIYSVVCEMLVFVAIVRYAADPRPRWLYLGITALALMLTNQETTYLYILIFAVPLAMLFCWQVYRPGIALLTGLGVILALLVFVLPGTAVVDGAHHARRDANGAIEVAQPGPIFGWPPLETEDNGYALLVRNRADNDGGRSVWENGLRYLADIGRFVNHPAILSGLVLSLTILAVFVWLIWFRRDATGTTPWERSLMRGEPAALLCRSLVADRRWQVALIIFATIYTLLFTALLTNLLGLISGVAGSLLYWLAQHNVQRGSQPAHYYAVILAIYEPLLVLGMLIGLPLAVQAVRQRRPEAFAVGLIAWWSVAAFAIYTWAGEKMPWLTIHLTLPLTLLLAWGSTRIVEMAQQQVAYWQQMWDELATPVEVTAGSDVETRTSGAGDLAPLSAETRHWLKDNRAGWLGLPRGSLFSFGLLLGLIICLGFLLISITVAAGPTSPIQPWMVLLFILALVILLIVGSALRWGWTVAAALTTICLMVAIGLYTVRSSVRLAYQTGDVAREMMVYTQTSPDVMRVVRRLEEAALRRAGGTRLPVMYDNETVWLWYLRDWPGAVSVPGGRLNGPPPADIQAVLILQENLDRYPENRTYLQGFVLQRYPLRWWFPEDQTYRINGTGSSLLERLLRNPLDYETTAQLWKYLMFRQPPAGLGSTDFVVAVRPELARQIGIGLGGSLRMGE; encoded by the coding sequence ATGTCAATTGCAGAGATCGTTGAACGGCGCTGGACTCCAACAGTAGAACAGCTTTGCTACGCGGTCATTGCCGTGCTGGCGATTGTGAGTCGGTTGTGGGCCTTGGGTGATCGGGCGTTGCACCACGACGAGACGTTGCACGCGGCATACTCGTGGTTTCTTTTCAGTGGGCGCGGCTATATGCACGATCCCCTCTTGCACGGCCCACTCCTCTACTTCCTGGGGGCGCTGTTTTTTTTCCTGTTTGGTGATAATGATACAACGACCCGGCTGAGTGCAGCCCTGTTCAGTATTGCGCTGACCTTGAGTCCGATATTGCTCCGCCCGGTCATTGGGCGGCGGGCAGCGTTGGTCGCCAGCCTGTATTTGTTGATCTCACCTGTGGCGCTCTACGTCGGGCGCTTTTTTCGTCACGACATCTACTCGGTTGTCTGTGAAATGCTGGTGTTTGTGGCGATTGTGCGCTACGCCGCCGATCCGCGGCCACGCTGGCTATATCTGGGGATCACTGCCCTCGCCCTGATGCTGACCAATCAGGAGACCACATATCTCTACATCTTGATCTTTGCTGTGCCGCTGGCGATGCTCTTCTGCTGGCAGGTGTATCGGCCCGGCATCGCCTTGCTTACCGGCCTGGGGGTGATACTGGCCCTGCTGGTCTTTGTTCTTCCCGGCACAGCGGTAGTTGATGGAGCCCATCATGCGCGCCGTGATGCGAATGGGGCGATTGAGGTGGCCCAACCCGGCCCAATCTTCGGCTGGCCTCCGCTCGAAACCGAAGATAACGGTTACGCGCTGCTGGTGCGCAATCGCGCTGACAATGATGGTGGGCGGAGTGTCTGGGAGAATGGGCTGCGCTATCTGGCCGATATTGGTCGCTTTGTGAACCATCCGGCGATTTTGAGTGGGCTGGTGTTGTCGCTCACCATACTGGCAGTGTTCGTCTGGCTCATCTGGTTCCGCCGTGATGCCACAGGTACGACGCCGTGGGAACGATCACTGATGCGCGGTGAGCCGGCAGCTCTGCTATGTCGCAGTCTGGTTGCTGATCGGCGCTGGCAGGTTGCCCTGATTATTTTTGCTACCATTTATACACTGCTATTCACTGCCCTTCTGACCAACCTGCTGGGGCTGATTTCGGGGGTGGCCGGTTCGCTCCTGTACTGGTTGGCCCAGCACAACGTGCAGCGCGGCAGTCAGCCGGCTCACTACTATGCGGTTATTCTTGCGATCTACGAGCCGTTGCTGGTATTGGGAATGCTGATCGGCTTACCGCTCGCCGTCCAGGCGGTGCGGCAGCGCCGTCCAGAGGCGTTTGCTGTCGGTTTGATTGCCTGGTGGTCAGTCGCTGCCTTCGCCATTTACACCTGGGCTGGCGAGAAGATGCCGTGGCTTACCATTCATCTGACGCTTCCGCTCACCCTCTTGCTGGCCTGGGGATCGACCAGAATCGTCGAAATGGCTCAGCAGCAGGTGGCATACTGGCAGCAGATGTGGGATGAGCTGGCAACACCGGTCGAAGTCACTGCCGGATCGGACGTTGAGACCCGCACGTCAGGGGCCGGTGATCTGGCGCCGCTTTCCGCAGAGACCAGGCATTGGCTCAAGGACAATCGCGCGGGATGGTTGGGTCTTCCCAGGGGATCGTTGTTTAGCTTTGGTCTACTGCTCGGTTTGATCATCTGCCTGGGTTTTCTGCTGATCTCGATTACGGTCGCTGCCGGCCCAACATCACCCATTCAACCCTGGATGGTATTGCTCTTCATTCTGGCATTAGTCATTCTTCTCATCGTTGGGAGTGCACTGCGTTGGGGATGGACTGTCGCCGCCGCACTGACGACCATCTGCCTGATGGTAGCGATTGGTCTGTATACCGTGCGTAGCAGCGTCCGGCTGGCATATCAGACCGGAGATGTTGCGCGTGAGATGATGGTGTATACACAAACCTCGCCCGATGTGATGCGGGTGGTGCGACGATTGGAAGAGGCGGCCCTGCGGCGGGCCGGGGGGACGCGCCTGCCGGTGATGTACGACAACGAGACGGTCTGGCTCTGGTACCTGCGAGACTGGCCGGGCGCAGTTTCGGTACCGGGGGGCAGACTGAACGGCCCACCACCGGCTGATATTCAGGCGGTACTGATCTTGCAAGAGAATCTGGATCGCTATCCTGAAAATCGAACCTATCTGCAAGGGTTCGTTTTGCAGCGCTACCCCTTGCGCTGGTGGTTTCCCGAAGATCAGACGTATCGTATCAATGGTACCGGTAGTTCGCTGCTCGAACGGCTGTTACGCAATCCACTCGACTATGAAACGACAGCCCAATTGTGGAAATATCTGATGTTCCGGCAGCCACCGGCCGGGCTTGGCTCAACCGATTTTGTCGTTGCAGTACGGCCAGAACTGGCGCGCCAGATCGGGATCGGGCTTGGTGGATCACTGCGGATGGGAGAGTAG
- the ppk1 gene encoding polyphosphate kinase 1, which translates to MTVPSTISETQSLAEARYFNRELSLIEFNRRVLEEAMDARNPLLERVKFLAIFASNLDEFFMIRVSGIKQQIRAGVQKRSPDGQTPAEQLSAIRRILIPLLEQERKLLLYDLLPALQEQGIAILNTATLNDDQRAWVADYFRRQVFPVLTPLAFDSSRPFPFISNLSLNLAVVIRDQAKGELFARVKVPEVLPRLIPLPSELCPPVGDLPTSRCHCFVWLEQVIAEHIDQLFPGMNVVEVYPFRVTRNADVEIEEDEADDLLATIEQGLRQRRFGEVVRLAVDDAMPERICRLLAANLKVGAEDIYTVRGPLGLSDLMQLTQIDRPDLKDPPYVPRLPAVLKNTPNLFEAIKKQDILLHHPYHSFTPIIDFIQAAAEDPQVLAIKQTLYRVGRNSPIVQALMHAREQGKQVTVVVELKARFDEENNIIWARAMERAGVHVVYGLVGLKVHAKLAMVVRQETDGIRCYVHLGTGNYNAATARIYTDLGLLTCRPEIAADVVDLFNYLTAYSRQKEYRTLLVAPVNLRRRLTELIEEEIALHRLHGNGRLIFKMNALVDPKIIDALYAASQAGVQIDLIVRGMCSLRPQVPGLSETIRVRSIVGRYLEHSRIYYFHHGGKPKIYIGSADLMERNLDRRVEELFPLVDPVAMQYVTETLLSTYLADNLRARELQPDGRYVRITPDDAEVIDSQDPKRIIPGC; encoded by the coding sequence ATGACAGTTCCATCAACCATATCTGAAACGCAATCCCTGGCTGAAGCACGTTACTTCAATCGCGAATTGAGTCTAATCGAGTTCAATCGTCGCGTGCTTGAAGAGGCGATGGATGCACGCAATCCTTTGCTTGAGCGCGTGAAGTTTCTGGCAATTTTTGCCTCCAATCTTGATGAGTTTTTCATGATTCGCGTCAGTGGGATCAAGCAACAAATTCGGGCCGGTGTTCAAAAGCGTTCACCCGATGGCCAAACGCCGGCAGAGCAGCTCAGTGCGATTCGCCGCATTTTGATCCCCCTCCTTGAACAGGAACGCAAGCTTTTGCTTTATGACTTGCTTCCCGCCCTGCAAGAACAAGGGATTGCGATTCTCAATACCGCCACTCTCAACGATGATCAGCGAGCCTGGGTAGCCGATTACTTTCGACGGCAGGTGTTTCCCGTCTTAACTCCACTCGCATTTGATTCGAGTCGCCCCTTCCCGTTTATCTCGAATCTGAGCCTCAATCTCGCGGTGGTGATTCGCGATCAGGCAAAGGGTGAACTCTTTGCCCGCGTTAAGGTACCTGAAGTGTTACCGCGTTTAATTCCACTCCCATCGGAGTTGTGTCCACCTGTCGGCGATCTGCCCACCAGCCGCTGCCATTGCTTTGTCTGGCTCGAGCAGGTAATCGCCGAACACATTGATCAACTGTTTCCGGGAATGAATGTGGTGGAAGTGTACCCCTTCCGGGTCACCCGCAACGCTGATGTTGAGATTGAGGAAGACGAAGCCGACGATCTGCTGGCTACAATTGAGCAAGGGTTACGGCAGCGCCGGTTCGGCGAGGTGGTTCGGCTGGCGGTCGATGATGCGATGCCCGAACGCATCTGCCGCTTACTGGCAGCTAATCTCAAGGTCGGTGCCGAAGACATCTATACCGTGCGTGGCCCACTCGGTCTCAGCGATCTGATGCAACTGACCCAGATTGACCGGCCAGACCTGAAAGATCCACCGTATGTTCCCCGCCTGCCGGCAGTGTTGAAAAATACGCCAAATCTCTTTGAAGCGATTAAGAAGCAAGATATACTACTGCACCATCCGTACCACTCTTTCACCCCGATCATTGATTTTATTCAGGCGGCAGCCGAAGACCCACAGGTGCTGGCGATCAAGCAAACCCTGTATCGAGTCGGTCGCAATTCGCCTATCGTTCAGGCATTAATGCATGCTCGCGAGCAGGGTAAGCAGGTAACCGTCGTTGTCGAACTCAAAGCCCGTTTCGATGAAGAGAACAATATCATCTGGGCACGGGCGATGGAACGTGCCGGCGTCCACGTCGTGTATGGTCTGGTAGGTCTGAAGGTACATGCCAAGCTGGCGATGGTAGTTCGGCAGGAAACTGACGGCATTCGGTGTTATGTTCATCTCGGTACCGGCAACTACAATGCGGCAACCGCCCGTATCTACACCGACCTGGGTCTGCTTACCTGCCGGCCTGAAATTGCGGCAGATGTGGTTGATCTCTTCAACTACCTGACTGCGTATAGCCGGCAGAAGGAATATCGAACTTTGCTGGTAGCACCGGTGAACTTGCGTCGCCGTCTCACCGAATTGATCGAAGAGGAGATTGCCCTCCACCGCTTACACGGGAATGGGCGGCTTATCTTCAAGATGAATGCGCTGGTTGATCCCAAAATTATCGATGCGCTGTATGCTGCCTCGCAGGCCGGTGTTCAGATCGATCTGATCGTGCGCGGGATGTGCTCGCTGCGGCCACAGGTGCCAGGGCTTTCTGAAACAATTCGCGTGCGGTCAATTGTTGGCCGGTATCTTGAACATAGTCGGATTTACTATTTTCACCACGGCGGCAAACCAAAGATCTATATCGGAAGTGCCGATTTGATGGAACGCAACCTTGATCGGCGCGTCGAAGAGCTATTTCCACTGGTTGATCCGGTAGCCATGCAGTACGTTACCGAGACGCTGCTCAGTACCTATCTCGCAGACAATCTGCGTGCCCGTGAGCTGCAACCCGACGGTCGCTATGTTCGGATAACGCCTGATGACGCTGAGGTAATCGATAGTCAAGACCCGAAACGGATCATCCCTGGTTGTTAA